In a genomic window of Sediminispirochaeta bajacaliforniensis DSM 16054:
- the purA gene encoding adenylosuccinate synthase has product MHLVVIGAQWGDEGKGKIVDYLASEADLVVRFSGGANAGHTIVTNDITYKLHLVPSGIVYPEKHVVLGSGMVIDPEALFSELATIKEQGVDWEGRVHISDRAHLVLPDYKEIDKTTDAKRRNPIGTTGRGIGIAYAQKANRDGIRVGDLTEANFLKSLRDNEREFLAPYIERLNSMSINLAAYMAKYDEKRVLFEGAQGALLDLDIGTYPFVSSGYSAAAGASIGGGVGPRKIDRVMGVFKAYTTRVGNGPFPSEFDPETEGALENMVREIGREYGVTTGRPRRCGYLDLVALRYACRTNSIDSLVLTHLDVYDTLDEIGVCVGYELDGKTITDFPSTASALDRIKPVVKSFPGWKKTLTKVAKYEDLPEKAKTYIAFIEEFTKTSVDIISVGYNREETMIRKDMWTRS; this is encoded by the coding sequence ATGCATCTTGTTGTTATCGGTGCCCAATGGGGTGACGAAGGAAAAGGAAAAATTGTTGACTATCTTGCCTCGGAGGCGGACCTTGTCGTTCGTTTTTCCGGTGGTGCTAATGCCGGACATACTATTGTAACAAATGATATTACCTATAAATTGCATCTTGTTCCCTCCGGAATTGTCTATCCGGAAAAACACGTCGTACTCGGTTCGGGTATGGTGATCGATCCTGAGGCCCTCTTTTCCGAGCTGGCTACCATCAAAGAGCAGGGGGTTGATTGGGAAGGACGTGTACATATCAGTGACAGAGCACACCTCGTTTTGCCGGATTATAAAGAGATCGACAAGACTACCGATGCAAAACGGCGAAATCCCATAGGGACTACGGGGCGCGGTATCGGTATTGCCTATGCTCAGAAGGCGAACAGAGACGGTATCCGGGTCGGTGACCTCACAGAGGCGAATTTTCTCAAAAGCCTTCGGGACAATGAGCGGGAATTTCTCGCACCCTATATTGAGAGGCTCAATTCGATGAGTATCAATCTTGCCGCCTACATGGCGAAATACGACGAGAAGCGGGTGCTTTTCGAGGGGGCCCAGGGAGCTCTTCTCGATCTTGATATAGGGACCTATCCCTTTGTCAGTTCTGGATATAGTGCCGCCGCCGGGGCGAGTATTGGGGGCGGCGTCGGGCCTCGGAAAATCGACAGGGTGATGGGTGTCTTCAAGGCCTACACGACCAGGGTTGGAAACGGCCCCTTCCCCAGTGAATTTGATCCTGAAACCGAGGGCGCTCTTGAGAATATGGTACGTGAGATCGGCAGGGAGTACGGAGTAACCACCGGTAGGCCTCGACGTTGCGGCTATCTTGATCTGGTAGCTCTGCGCTATGCATGTCGGACCAATTCCATCGATTCGCTGGTCCTTACCCACCTTGATGTGTACGATACCCTGGATGAGATCGGTGTCTGTGTGGGGTATGAGCTTGATGGAAAGACCATCACTGATTTCCCTTCCACCGCTTCCGCCCTTGACCGGATCAAGCCGGTGGTAAAGAGTTTCCCCGGTTGGAAGAAAACCCTTACGAAGGTGGCGAAGTATGAGGATCTTCCGGAGAAGGCGAAAACATACATTGCCTTTATCGAAGAGTTCACAAAGACGAGTGTCGATATCATCTCTGTCGGTTACAACAGGGAAGAGACCATGATCAGGAAGGACATGTGGACAAGATCCTGA
- a CDS encoding tetratricopeptide repeat protein, which translates to MDDREAKTRLRQAIEAGKKRDYRGCISLLLPVVATRNDVADAALYLGRAWHALGEYAPAIAYLRDFHRAKPESVAGMFFLGRAYYCGGFPKEALFQLKRAWKAAPQSAQIGTYLAFAYLKAGRHDIALPLLSNLVEQRPENTKIYQAYLNTLYVQAIRLFHRGDVKQSMEMFSFLQERGVESVLLYLYLGMGAREEGRLHDALWAYEKALELSPDDEMIRYRRAVLLFQTGRKSEALKELSQLKHFGDDREELDPLQADYRTAVRYYETGNFRKASYHALRLLKAGSDDIEIRLLIGESLRHLGDFKRAENHFRRALDLDRTRIEARYGIAMVLWQQQRFEEMLHVLRQIDRSDPDNEIARYYTPLVFWKLERDPSRGMSLALKALEDNKEDSFLMTALGDFHLRSGNTRDAETWYMKALGINPEMKEALLGVIPLHEQQVEDVKIAQKLTGEYRSLIKLLGNDRIYMRKLLLLLYRLSDFSACAEQAKALLALIPEDLQALRVLGISLRKQERYLEAALVYRRLLRKAPFHERFLTSHAWCLEKANQGNQAADFLENALSAMSDPPYSLLLILGKIYYHLDNYDEAASTFRKAMQLSPESWQAYQNLASTLRKMGQDDLAARYFLKADEKRKKSTSQF; encoded by the coding sequence ATGGATGATCGTGAGGCCAAAACACGCTTACGCCAGGCCATTGAGGCAGGCAAAAAACGGGACTATCGGGGCTGCATATCGCTTCTTCTCCCCGTCGTTGCAACACGAAATGATGTTGCAGACGCCGCCCTTTATCTCGGAAGGGCATGGCATGCTCTTGGAGAATATGCACCGGCTATCGCATACCTGCGTGATTTTCACCGGGCAAAACCGGAATCGGTGGCCGGCATGTTTTTTCTTGGAAGGGCATACTATTGTGGAGGCTTCCCTAAAGAGGCCCTTTTCCAGCTCAAGCGGGCCTGGAAGGCCGCCCCGCAGTCTGCCCAGATAGGAACCTACCTGGCCTTTGCCTATCTAAAGGCAGGGCGTCACGACATTGCTCTCCCCCTTTTATCGAATTTGGTGGAGCAGCGGCCGGAAAATACGAAGATATACCAAGCCTATCTGAACACCCTCTATGTGCAGGCCATCCGCCTTTTTCATCGAGGAGATGTCAAACAATCCATGGAGATGTTCTCCTTCCTCCAGGAACGGGGGGTTGAAAGCGTTCTCCTCTACCTCTATCTCGGTATGGGGGCCAGGGAAGAGGGGCGTCTTCATGATGCCCTGTGGGCCTACGAGAAGGCCCTTGAGCTTTCGCCCGATGACGAGATGATTCGCTATCGACGTGCCGTACTGCTTTTCCAGACAGGCAGAAAAAGCGAAGCACTGAAGGAACTCTCCCAGTTGAAGCATTTCGGCGACGACAGAGAGGAACTTGATCCCCTTCAGGCCGATTACAGAACCGCGGTCCGCTACTATGAGACTGGAAATTTTCGCAAGGCATCTTATCATGCCCTGCGCCTCCTAAAGGCCGGCAGCGACGACATAGAGATCAGGCTACTTATCGGAGAATCACTCCGCCACCTCGGCGACTTTAAGCGGGCGGAAAATCACTTTCGCAGGGCACTTGATCTCGATCGTACCCGTATCGAAGCACGATATGGAATCGCCATGGTGCTGTGGCAGCAACAGCGTTTCGAAGAAATGCTTCATGTCTTGCGCCAGATAGACCGCAGCGATCCCGATAACGAGATCGCACGTTACTATACTCCCCTTGTCTTCTGGAAACTGGAACGGGACCCCTCTCGCGGCATGAGCCTTGCGCTCAAGGCGCTGGAAGATAATAAAGAGGATTCCTTCCTTATGACGGCTCTGGGGGATTTCCATTTGAGAAGCGGAAATACCAGAGATGCTGAAACGTGGTATATGAAGGCCCTGGGGATCAACCCGGAAATGAAAGAAGCACTTCTCGGGGTGATTCCTCTCCACGAACAACAGGTGGAAGATGTGAAGATCGCTCAGAAGCTTACGGGCGAATATCGTTCGCTGATAAAGCTGCTGGGTAACGACAGAATCTATATGCGAAAATTGCTGCTGCTGCTCTATCGGCTTTCCGATTTTTCCGCTTGTGCCGAACAGGCAAAGGCATTGCTTGCCCTTATACCTGAGGACCTTCAGGCACTGCGTGTACTTGGTATTTCGCTACGTAAACAGGAACGTTATCTCGAAGCGGCCCTTGTCTATAGGAGGCTCCTCAGGAAAGCGCCATTTCACGAACGCTTTCTTACTTCTCATGCATGGTGTCTGGAAAAGGCGAACCAGGGAAATCAAGCAGCCGATTTCCTCGAGAACGCCCTTTCTGCAATGTCCGATCCCCCCTATTCCCTGCTGCTGATTCTCGGTAAGATTTATTACCATCTTGATAACTATGATGAGGCTGCAAGCACTTTCAGGAAGGCGATGCAGCTTTCACCAGAATCCTGGCAAGCTTATCAAAATCTCGCCAGTACACTCAGAAAGATGGGACAAGACGATCTTGCAGCACGATATTTTTTAAAGGCAGATGAAAAACGAAAGAAAAGTACTTCCCAGTTTTAG
- a CDS encoding NHL repeat-containing protein, with the protein MIRKKRMFPCMVLLTIATLSSLSAAEPVKKVLIPINNSSPSSIGSFPARSGTEQAWAPTIFAIDQKGNIIIPDFYKSRITVFDTNGSFQSSIEVVKGIGPSMTFFSITEADTYLTCVSGTLFCLKRDGTLIWETTLPLGFLPDRIVLNKDLLFLKAQSMNKKALVLAREDGAILGLMGKETGDRVLPLFIDDTGRRFGFSLEAMEALGLWTFEEALPNALFSGFAGDGTSYWLSEEREKVRLYRYASEGKLLGEAECEIIPMGNPNGVHASCFDGKNYYLMNRQDDTLLLRIYSLTFDP; encoded by the coding sequence AAAAAACGTATGTTTCCATGTATGGTCCTGCTGACAATAGCAACACTATCATCGCTGTCTGCCGCAGAGCCCGTTAAAAAGGTTCTCATACCGATAAACAATAGCAGCCCGTCATCGATCGGTTCTTTTCCCGCCCGTTCAGGCACAGAACAGGCATGGGCTCCGACTATTTTTGCAATCGATCAAAAGGGGAATATTATAATTCCCGATTTTTACAAATCACGAATTACCGTTTTCGATACAAACGGGAGTTTTCAGTCGAGCATAGAAGTCGTAAAAGGTATCGGACCTTCCATGACATTTTTCTCGATCACAGAAGCCGATACCTATCTAACCTGCGTGAGCGGTACCCTTTTTTGCCTCAAACGTGACGGTACATTGATATGGGAAACAACTCTTCCCCTTGGCTTCCTGCCGGACAGGATCGTGCTAAACAAGGACCTCCTTTTTCTTAAGGCCCAGTCGATGAATAAAAAGGCCCTGGTTCTTGCAAGAGAAGATGGTGCAATCTTAGGACTCATGGGGAAAGAAACCGGAGATAGGGTTCTCCCCCTGTTCATAGACGACACAGGAAGGAGGTTTGGTTTTTCTTTAGAGGCAATGGAAGCATTGGGTCTCTGGACCTTTGAGGAAGCCCTTCCTAATGCCCTATTTTCCGGTTTTGCAGGGGATGGAACAAGCTATTGGCTCTCGGAAGAACGAGAAAAAGTGCGTTTGTACCGCTATGCTTCCGAAGGGAAATTGTTAGGCGAGGCCGAATGTGAGATTATCCCTATGGGAAATCCCAACGGCGTACATGCCTCATGCTTCGACGGTAAGAACTACTACCTCATGAACCGACAAGATGATACGTTGCTACTTCGCATCTATTCGCTTACTTTTGATCCGTAA
- the guaA gene encoding glutamine-hydrolyzing GMP synthase has translation MDKILIVDFGGQTAQLIARRIRDFGVYSDIVAPETNLLPNILSDVKGLIFSGSPWSVYEEGAPIVHPSAYESGLPILGICYGFHRMTADFGGSVLGLAKKEYGRASLRFPKPSKLFDGVPEGFISWMSHGDSIAEVAEGFQITARSADHPAAAEDPEKRRYGLQFHPEVTHCEYGIKILENFVFGICGADRGWSMEGYLEEVSASIKKRVGDHPVLLLISGGVDSSVVAGVLLSALDPEKVHLMYIDTGLMRKGETEAVRKSLEALGATHLSIIDAGDRFLHALEGVDDPEEKRRIIGDLFVEVQKSDIVGKIDGDYFLAQGTLYTDLIESGKGVGKNAKVIKSHHNVRSPLIEAKRNAGMIIEPLDRLYKDEVRRLGRLIGLSESVVGRHPFPGPGLAVRILGAVDREKCRILREADAIFIEELHRRKLYDEIWQAFAVLLPIKSVGVTGDARRYGYVLALRAIVSHDGMTADVYPFDTKDLLEISSLITNSVSEIGRVVYDVSSKPPATIEWE, from the coding sequence GTGGACAAGATCCTGATTGTAGATTTCGGCGGGCAAACGGCCCAGCTTATTGCACGGCGGATCAGGGATTTTGGTGTATACAGTGATATTGTCGCTCCCGAGACCAATCTTTTGCCGAACATCCTCTCCGATGTGAAGGGCCTGATTTTTTCCGGCTCTCCCTGGTCGGTCTATGAAGAGGGCGCTCCAATCGTTCATCCGAGTGCCTATGAAAGCGGTTTGCCCATTCTCGGTATCTGTTACGGTTTTCATCGGATGACCGCCGATTTCGGGGGATCGGTCCTTGGACTGGCAAAGAAAGAGTACGGTAGGGCCTCCTTGCGCTTTCCCAAGCCCTCTAAACTTTTCGATGGGGTCCCCGAAGGCTTTATTAGCTGGATGAGTCATGGAGACAGCATTGCCGAAGTTGCGGAGGGTTTTCAGATTACCGCTCGAAGTGCAGACCACCCAGCTGCGGCAGAAGATCCCGAAAAGAGGCGCTACGGCCTTCAGTTCCATCCCGAAGTAACTCACTGTGAGTACGGCATCAAGATTCTTGAGAACTTTGTCTTTGGGATTTGTGGTGCAGATAGGGGCTGGAGTATGGAGGGCTACCTCGAGGAGGTTTCTGCGTCCATCAAAAAACGGGTTGGCGACCATCCTGTTCTTCTTCTTATCTCGGGAGGGGTCGACTCTTCGGTGGTCGCCGGTGTCCTGCTTTCGGCTCTTGATCCGGAAAAGGTGCACCTGATGTACATCGATACGGGGCTCATGCGCAAAGGTGAGACCGAAGCGGTACGTAAAAGCCTTGAGGCCCTTGGCGCCACCCATCTTTCGATCATCGATGCAGGTGACCGATTTTTACATGCTTTGGAAGGGGTTGATGATCCTGAAGAAAAACGACGGATCATTGGAGACCTCTTTGTCGAGGTGCAGAAGAGTGATATCGTCGGGAAAATAGACGGGGATTATTTCCTTGCCCAGGGCACCCTTTATACCGACCTGATCGAGTCTGGCAAAGGGGTCGGCAAGAACGCCAAGGTAATCAAAAGCCATCACAATGTGCGCAGCCCTCTCATCGAGGCAAAGCGAAACGCCGGTATGATCATCGAACCCCTGGACCGACTCTACAAGGACGAGGTCAGACGGTTAGGAAGACTTATCGGCCTATCCGAGAGTGTGGTGGGACGCCACCCCTTTCCGGGGCCGGGCCTCGCGGTGAGAATCCTCGGGGCGGTTGACCGAGAAAAGTGCAGGATCCTGCGGGAGGCTGATGCCATATTCATCGAGGAACTCCATCGCCGGAAGCTCTACGACGAGATATGGCAGGCCTTTGCCGTTCTTCTTCCGATTAAGTCGGTAGGCGTAACAGGGGATGCAAGGCGTTACGGCTATGTTCTTGCCCTTCGGGCGATTGTCAGCCATGACGGAATGACCGCCGACGTATATCCCTTTGATACAAAGGACCTTCTTGAAATTTCTTCGCTTATCACAAACTCCGTATCGGAAATCGGCCGGGTTGTCTACGATGTGTCGAGTAAGCCCCCTGCCACCATTGAGTGGGAGTAG
- a CDS encoding amino acid ABC transporter permease — protein MACRKESLLVRIQGLAVSVGMKVSATRHQLFHAKTKRLRITVDIVSAVIIILFVALFLFRSSQVMHYRWNWKPVVASFFNPRGILLKGFLTTIRLSIWSSIIAFFIGTVVGVGRLVRNRFFRMLSGLYVSLIRNLPPLVLVFIFYFFFSSQLLDPLGIDQAARNASPLVQRILALFLSEPARLTAFLSAVITLGIYEGSYIAEIIQSGIRSVDKGQWEAGYSLGLSSFDRTRLIILPQAARNALPALTGQFISTMKDSSIVSVISIAELTFQGMELTASTYRTLEIWSAVTLLYFLLTFTASILSSRIESGLRKRFAD, from the coding sequence ATGGCTTGCAGAAAGGAAAGCCTACTGGTTCGAATCCAGGGATTGGCAGTCAGCGTTGGAATGAAAGTCTCAGCAACACGCCATCAGCTCTTTCATGCAAAAACGAAGAGGCTTCGCATCACCGTCGATATTGTGTCGGCGGTGATCATAATCCTTTTCGTTGCACTTTTTCTTTTCCGTTCCTCACAGGTTATGCATTATAGGTGGAACTGGAAACCGGTAGTCGCTTCATTTTTCAATCCGCGGGGAATCCTGCTTAAAGGCTTTCTCACTACCATCCGATTGTCGATCTGGTCGAGCATCATCGCCTTCTTCATCGGTACCGTTGTCGGCGTTGGAAGGTTGGTACGCAACCGCTTTTTCAGGATGCTTTCCGGCCTGTACGTCTCACTTATCAGGAACCTGCCGCCTCTGGTTTTGGTTTTTATCTTCTACTTTTTTTTCTCAAGCCAGCTTCTCGATCCCCTCGGCATCGATCAGGCCGCACGAAATGCCTCCCCTTTGGTCCAAAGGATTCTGGCACTATTTTTGTCCGAGCCCGCCAGGCTGACCGCCTTTCTCTCGGCAGTCATCACCCTGGGCATCTACGAGGGCTCCTACATCGCCGAAATCATCCAGTCGGGAATACGCTCGGTGGATAAGGGACAATGGGAGGCAGGCTACAGCCTCGGACTCTCATCCTTCGATCGAACGCGGCTTATCATCCTGCCTCAGGCGGCCCGGAACGCCCTCCCAGCCCTTACCGGACAATTTATTTCCACCATGAAGGACTCATCGATTGTCTCGGTCATCTCTATTGCAGAGCTCACCTTCCAGGGGATGGAATTGACGGCATCAACCTATCGTACCCTCGAGATTTGGAGCGCCGTCACCCTGCTTTACTTTCTTTTGACCTTCACCGCCTCCATCCTCTCTTCGAGGATAGAAAGCGGTTTACGAAAGCGTTTTGCCGATTAA
- a CDS encoding amino acid ABC transporter permease codes for MDSRKQLLKETVLFLLFSGLLIFAFSRISGNVRYDWQWYRVKRYLFTAAEGRITFGPLLRGLGVTLWISLISLFISFLIGTLTLLARLSEGIVASVIARLYVTLIRNTPLLIQLFFIYFVIAPVFNIPATPSAILALSLFEGAYTSEILRGAIFSIPKGQWEAAYSLGFSSGDLYCRIILPQALRTSLPALANQAINTVKDSALVSTIAIYDLTMRGREIISETFLTFEIWFTVAAIYLLITLGLQLCIHLIDRSLNSRQ; via the coding sequence ATGGATTCGAGGAAACAGCTCCTGAAAGAAACCGTGCTTTTTCTCCTTTTTTCCGGGCTATTGATTTTCGCTTTTTCCAGGATCTCGGGAAATGTCCGTTACGATTGGCAGTGGTATCGGGTGAAACGATATCTCTTTACCGCAGCAGAGGGGCGGATCACCTTCGGCCCCCTGTTGCGGGGGCTTGGGGTGACCCTGTGGATCTCCCTCATCAGCCTCTTCATTTCGTTTCTCATAGGAACGCTTACACTCCTTGCCCGACTCTCCGAGGGCATCGTCGCATCGGTGATCGCCCGGCTTTATGTTACCCTTATCCGTAACACCCCGCTTCTGATTCAGCTTTTTTTCATCTACTTTGTCATAGCACCGGTTTTCAACATTCCCGCCACCCCTTCGGCAATACTGGCTCTCTCCCTTTTCGAAGGGGCCTATACCTCGGAAATTCTTCGGGGGGCAATATTTTCCATCCCGAAGGGACAATGGGAAGCGGCCTACTCTCTCGGTTTTTCCTCGGGCGATCTCTACTGCCGGATCATCCTGCCCCAGGCCCTCAGGACCAGCCTGCCGGCTCTTGCAAACCAAGCCATCAACACGGTAAAGGATTCGGCACTGGTAAGCACCATAGCAATCTACGATCTCACCATGCGCGGCAGGGAGATCATTTCCGAAACCTTTCTCACCTTCGAAATATGGTTCACCGTTGCCGCCATCTATCTTCTCATTACATTGGGGTTACAGTTATGCATACACCTGATCGACCGATCATTGAACTCTCGTCAATAA
- a CDS encoding class I SAM-dependent methyltransferase, with product MDDLQPCPLCGHSPCRIFSEDKMGRYYRCDFCSTIFLDPAALPQPEAERSRYALHQNHPTDKAYIAFLRRLSDPLCQLLDTGAGGLDYGCGPVPVLARLLEQKGLSVACYDPFFFPEQPASEHRYDFITCCEVAEHFHRPKEEFSRMAQLLRPGGILGIMTSFFRETINFADWYYRQDFTHVTFYTKKSMEYVADRFGFEILKAEADRNVLFFTKTVG from the coding sequence ATGGATGATCTACAGCCCTGCCCTTTGTGCGGGCATTCCCCTTGCAGGATTTTCTCTGAAGATAAAATGGGACGCTATTACCGATGTGATTTCTGTTCGACCATCTTCCTCGATCCTGCGGCCCTGCCTCAACCTGAAGCCGAACGGTCGCGCTATGCGCTCCATCAAAATCACCCCACCGACAAAGCCTACATCGCCTTTCTCAGACGCTTGTCCGATCCCCTTTGCCAGCTCCTCGACACCGGGGCCGGCGGACTCGATTACGGCTGTGGTCCGGTTCCTGTCCTGGCCCGGCTACTTGAACAAAAAGGGCTGTCGGTAGCATGCTACGATCCCTTCTTTTTCCCCGAACAACCAGCCTCAGAGCATCGGTACGACTTCATCACCTGTTGCGAGGTTGCAGAACATTTCCATCGGCCGAAGGAAGAATTTTCCCGTATGGCACAGCTGCTGCGGCCAGGCGGCATCCTTGGCATCATGACAAGTTTTTTTCGGGAAACGATCAATTTTGCCGATTGGTACTATCGCCAGGATTTCACTCACGTTACTTTTTACACAAAGAAGAGCATGGAATACGTCGCAGATCGCTTCGGTTTTGAAATTCTCAAGGCCGAAGCGGACCGCAATGTTCTTTTTTTTACAAAAACAGTAGGGTAA
- a CDS encoding amino acid ABC transporter ATP-binding protein: MHTPDRPIIELSSISKTFPGGVKALDSVSLTVKEGEVVAVIGPSGSGKSTMLRCINGLEEIDSGTIVVDGIPLDEKPANRLTIRTEVGMVFQSFNLFPHLSVRENIDIAQMRVRKRSAAQAEERSRELLAKVGLTDKIEAYPSQLSGGQKQRVAIARALAMDPKVMLFDEATSALDPEMIGEVLQVMRDLAAEGMTMLAVTHEMGFAREVASRVLFLDEGAVIEQQEAKAFFQRPSQERSREFLRKVFDFK; encoded by the coding sequence ATGCATACACCTGATCGACCGATCATTGAACTCTCGTCAATAAGCAAAACCTTTCCGGGGGGAGTGAAAGCTCTCGACTCGGTAAGCCTTACCGTGAAGGAGGGGGAGGTTGTGGCCGTCATAGGCCCATCGGGATCGGGAAAGAGCACCATGTTGCGCTGCATCAACGGATTGGAAGAGATCGATTCGGGAACAATCGTCGTCGACGGGATTCCCCTCGACGAGAAGCCGGCAAACCGCCTCACCATCCGCACCGAGGTAGGAATGGTATTCCAATCCTTCAATCTTTTTCCCCATCTCTCTGTACGTGAAAATATCGATATCGCACAGATGCGGGTAAGGAAACGCTCTGCCGCCCAGGCGGAAGAGCGGAGCCGTGAATTGCTTGCCAAGGTTGGGCTGACCGACAAGATAGAGGCTTACCCTTCCCAGCTTTCGGGCGGTCAGAAACAGCGGGTGGCTATTGCCCGGGCCCTTGCCATGGACCCGAAGGTGATGCTTTTTGACGAGGCGACCAGTGCCCTCGATCCGGAAATGATCGGTGAGGTGCTCCAGGTGATGCGTGACCTCGCGGCGGAAGGGATGACCATGCTTGCGGTCACCCATGAAATGGGCTTTGCCCGGGAGGTTGCCAGCCGTGTCCTCTTTCTCGATGAAGGAGCTGTCATTGAACAGCAGGAGGCGAAGGCCTTTTTTCAGCGGCCATCCCAAGAGCGATCCAGGGAGTTTCTCCGTAAAGTATTTGACTTCAAATAG
- a CDS encoding transporter substrate-binding domain-containing protein: MKKSRSYVLMLIWFVVLLSFFTACGAPPKEENTADNEPRGNGTLIDEISRRGVLKVGMSTFVPWAMNDKNGQLIGFEIDVAKRLAQDLGVDVEFVPTKWSGIIPALLTGKFDVIIGGMGIRPERSLKVNFTIPYDYSGMAIVANKKTAPGYGSLEEFDNPDVTVVARIGTTAADAAKKYMPNANIKLFDDEAQALQELKTGRAHAMVASAPLPAFQAIENPDTLYLPIPGTFTREPIGFAIRKGEADALNVFNSWIRVVDSEGWLAERKAYWFESRDWQSALE, encoded by the coding sequence ATGAAGAAAAGCAGAAGCTACGTTCTCATGCTTATCTGGTTTGTCGTCCTCCTTTCCTTTTTCACTGCCTGCGGGGCCCCTCCCAAAGAAGAAAATACCGCAGACAATGAGCCACGGGGGAATGGAACTCTGATCGACGAAATTTCCCGCCGCGGTGTTCTGAAGGTCGGCATGTCCACCTTTGTCCCTTGGGCCATGAATGATAAGAACGGCCAGCTGATCGGCTTTGAAATCGATGTGGCCAAGCGTCTTGCTCAAGACCTCGGTGTTGATGTCGAGTTTGTTCCCACCAAGTGGTCGGGAATCATTCCTGCGCTTTTGACCGGAAAATTCGATGTCATTATCGGAGGAATGGGGATTCGTCCGGAGCGAAGCCTGAAGGTCAACTTCACCATCCCGTATGATTACTCGGGGATGGCCATCGTGGCAAATAAGAAAACAGCCCCGGGATACGGCTCTCTGGAGGAGTTCGACAATCCCGATGTCACCGTTGTGGCGAGAATCGGTACTACAGCAGCCGATGCCGCCAAGAAATATATGCCGAATGCCAATATCAAACTCTTTGATGATGAGGCCCAGGCGCTTCAGGAGCTGAAAACAGGTCGTGCCCATGCCATGGTGGCCTCGGCTCCCCTGCCCGCCTTTCAAGCCATCGAAAATCCAGATACCCTCTATCTACCGATACCGGGGACCTTTACCCGCGAACCCATCGGCTTTGCGATACGAAAGGGAGAGGCCGACGCCCTGAACGTATTCAACAGCTGGATACGGGTGGTGGATTCCGAGGGATGGCTTGCAGAAAGGAAAGCCTACTGGTTCGAATCCAGGGATTGGCAGTCAGCGTTGGAATGA
- a CDS encoding lipid II:glycine glycyltransferase FemX, whose translation MRFDLKWESPWARESDFFDPEGNWLGPPKKKSQELRINFATRNWNLRKANTNILPTNTIFLDLRKSEQTLMAEMRPKTRYNIKLAERKGVTVRIGGFDDLPIWNDLYSQTCRRNRLFHHRETHFKDLLGTDRSIFDSNTGVFFLIAQVEETPLAAMFLVFSGKRATYLYGASASIKRNLMATYALQWRAIQEAKAAGCLEYDLFGVSPSADPSHPLYGLYRFKRGFGGDLYHRMGCWDYPLDENDYEACAAAEMNSQGYHLR comes from the coding sequence TTGCGATTTGATCTGAAGTGGGAATCCCCCTGGGCACGGGAGAGCGATTTTTTCGACCCTGAAGGGAACTGGTTGGGGCCTCCCAAGAAGAAAAGTCAGGAGCTGCGAATCAATTTTGCTACCCGGAATTGGAATCTGCGGAAGGCAAATACCAACATTCTCCCCACTAATACCATCTTTCTCGATTTGCGCAAAAGCGAACAGACCCTTATGGCGGAAATGCGTCCGAAGACCCGTTACAACATCAAACTCGCCGAAAGGAAAGGGGTGACGGTGAGAATCGGCGGTTTCGACGACCTTCCGATCTGGAACGATCTATACAGCCAAACCTGCCGGCGCAACAGGCTGTTCCATCACCGGGAAACTCATTTCAAGGACCTGCTCGGGACCGACCGATCGATATTCGATTCGAATACCGGGGTGTTCTTTTTGATCGCCCAGGTTGAAGAAACGCCGTTGGCCGCCATGTTTCTCGTTTTTTCCGGAAAACGGGCCACCTACCTTTATGGGGCCTCTGCCTCGATCAAAAGAAACCTCATGGCGACCTATGCCCTTCAATGGCGTGCAATACAGGAGGCCAAGGCCGCCGGTTGTCTTGAATACGATCTTTTCGGCGTCTCTCCCTCCGCCGATCCCTCTCATCCCCTTTACGGCCTCTACCGCTTCAAACGCGGTTTCGGCGGTGATCTCTACCATCGCATGGGCTGCTGGGATTATCCCCTTGACGAGAACGACTATGAGGCCTGCGCCGCCGCGGAAATGAACAGCCAGGGCTACCATCTGCGGTAA